In Bacteroidota bacterium, the following are encoded in one genomic region:
- a CDS encoding lactate utilization protein, whose translation MKDSTSREKILKKVRNALIHKSAKLDAENIDFDSPIYSKIEESPEIVFAQKFTALNGKFAFCENTNEFQLIFKEFVQESALGVIFCGQDSIKELFNNAGIKFDDNLTSMTNCKVTVTTCEYLVARTGSIMVSSRQSSGRKLPIFPDTHIVIAYTSQLVDDIKDALKAIKIKYAESTPSLISLISGPSRTADIEKTLILGAHGPKEIYLFLIDDIAAS comes from the coding sequence ATGAAAGATTCTACTTCAAGAGAAAAAATCCTTAAAAAAGTCAGAAATGCTTTAATTCATAAATCAGCAAAACTAGATGCTGAAAACATAGATTTTGATTCACCTATTTATAGTAAAATAGAAGAATCACCGGAAATCGTATTTGCTCAAAAGTTTACTGCCCTTAATGGCAAATTTGCTTTTTGTGAAAACACAAATGAATTTCAATTAATTTTCAAGGAATTTGTTCAGGAATCAGCACTTGGGGTAATATTTTGTGGACAAGACAGCATTAAAGAACTTTTTAATAATGCGGGAATAAAGTTTGATGACAATTTAACAAGCATGACAAATTGTAAGGTTACTGTTACCACTTGCGAGTATCTTGTGGCTCGCACTGGAAGTATAATGGTTTCATCAAGGCAAAGTTCTGGAAGAAAACTTCCTATTTTTCCCGATACCCACATTGTAATTGCCTATACTTCTCAACTTGTTGATGATATTAAAGATGCTTTAAAAGCTATCAAAATAAAATATGCAGAATCTACACCCTCTTTGATTTCTTTAATTTCTGGGCCCAGTAGAACTGCTGATATTGAAAAAACTTTAATATTAGGCGCTCATGGTCCAAAAGAAATTTATTTGTTTTTAATTGATGATATTGCAGCATCCTGA
- a CDS encoding insulinase family protein, translated as MKNQFFFFLFLLINFTSINAQSFSIYEDDPIKVKKYVLSNGLTVMLSENHDLPQVYGMVVVKAGGKNDPADATGLAHYLEHMLFKGTTTMGTIDYENEKPYLDKINDLYQELGQTKEDTARKRIQKEINAQSVRAAEFAIANEMDKILAEIGSTGVNAFTTEEFTAYINTFPSNQMKKWLSIYSHRFQNPVFRLFQSELETVYEEKNRGNDNGFNQVYEKLLAGFYKNHPYGQQSIIGSTEHLKNPPLKKMYEYFDTYYVANNMALILSGDFKAEEVLPLIEAEFSSWRKGIIPDFPLFEEKPFNGREKIEVKLTPVKVAVMAFRTVPNGHADLAALEICNKILSNEEQTGLLDKLILDGDVTMAGLYPLSYNDHGGAIVLVVPKIIGQSVENAEAMVKEKLKLVQQGEFPVEKLEAVKLNQRKQILAKWEKNEDRVMEMAQSFSQGKEWNEYIQLEEQIAKVTIEDVKRVALQYYGDNYLMFISKMGFPKKEKLEKPGFEPVIPKNEVKSEFYSKWQDIPTSTINAKYVNFDKDIIKSEIKNNVHLFTAENPFNALFSMEIKYGTGTFEYPILKYTAEYLNLVGSKSNSASDLRGKLYKLGCSYYFTANKDEIILHVEGMEQNLNDALSVLNEFVLNPQEDEKKVKKVQSDIKTNNKIQKREPSFIAEALQEFSLYGNNSIFLRDLTSSEISKLKALDLIKAFEIASEYEITINYTGRKPHSEIVDAFSSAFIFKSNLKPKKPKVVLDRAIPNETIIYLCNKKSAVQSQLFFNIEGKSLDLETVPQIDAFNEYFGANMSSLVFQEIREFRSLAYSAHANYRTAKIKGKNNFFRGFIGCQGDKTMDAMEAMVNLINNMPEKTEREEMIKSSLIQTSQSNRPEFRKLINTYQAWKDQEYRDDPNKLKAQAYTQLTFEDIKKIYESDIKNQKMIITIVGNSKTFDMVKLQSFGKVIQIKEKSLFVN; from the coding sequence ATGAAAAATCAATTTTTTTTCTTCCTTTTCTTACTGATTAATTTTACTTCTATAAATGCTCAATCTTTTAGCATTTATGAGGATGATCCAATTAAGGTAAAAAAATATGTATTATCTAATGGGCTAACAGTTATGCTGAGTGAAAACCATGATTTGCCTCAGGTATATGGAATGGTTGTAGTTAAAGCAGGAGGAAAGAATGATCCTGCTGATGCTACAGGACTTGCCCATTATTTAGAGCATATGCTTTTTAAAGGTACAACAACCATGGGTACTATTGACTATGAAAATGAAAAGCCCTATCTGGATAAAATCAATGATCTTTACCAGGAATTAGGTCAAACCAAAGAAGATACTGCTAGAAAGAGGATTCAAAAAGAAATAAATGCTCAATCAGTAAGGGCTGCTGAATTTGCCATTGCAAACGAAATGGATAAAATTCTTGCAGAAATTGGATCAACAGGTGTAAACGCATTTACTACTGAGGAATTTACTGCTTATATCAATACTTTTCCCTCCAACCAGATGAAAAAGTGGTTGTCAATTTATAGCCATAGATTTCAAAATCCGGTATTCAGATTATTTCAAAGTGAACTTGAAACCGTTTACGAAGAAAAAAACAGAGGAAATGATAATGGTTTTAACCAGGTTTATGAAAAGCTCCTGGCCGGTTTTTATAAAAACCATCCTTATGGTCAACAATCCATTATTGGTTCAACAGAACACCTTAAAAATCCTCCCTTAAAAAAAATGTATGAATATTTTGATACTTATTATGTTGCTAATAATATGGCATTGATATTATCAGGGGATTTTAAAGCCGAGGAAGTCTTGCCGCTAATAGAAGCTGAATTTTCTTCCTGGAGAAAAGGTATTATCCCTGATTTTCCTTTATTTGAGGAAAAACCTTTTAATGGAAGGGAAAAAATTGAAGTTAAATTAACTCCAGTAAAAGTTGCCGTTATGGCCTTTAGAACTGTTCCAAACGGACATGCTGATCTTGCTGCACTTGAGATTTGCAATAAAATTTTGTCCAATGAGGAGCAAACAGGACTCCTGGATAAACTCATTCTTGATGGAGATGTAACAATGGCAGGCCTTTATCCTCTTTCCTATAATGATCATGGGGGTGCAATAGTTTTGGTTGTCCCCAAAATTATTGGACAGAGTGTAGAAAATGCTGAAGCAATGGTAAAGGAAAAGCTTAAACTGGTACAGCAAGGAGAATTTCCTGTGGAAAAATTAGAGGCTGTGAAATTAAATCAACGCAAACAAATTCTTGCTAAATGGGAAAAAAACGAGGATAGGGTTATGGAAATGGCCCAATCTTTTTCACAAGGAAAAGAATGGAATGAATACATTCAACTTGAAGAGCAAATTGCTAAGGTTACTATTGAGGATGTTAAGAGAGTGGCCCTGCAATACTATGGTGATAATTACTTGATGTTTATTTCGAAAATGGGTTTTCCAAAAAAAGAAAAACTCGAGAAGCCAGGATTTGAGCCAGTTATTCCAAAAAATGAAGTTAAATCTGAGTTTTACAGCAAATGGCAAGATATTCCTACATCAACCATAAATGCTAAATATGTAAACTTTGATAAGGATATAATTAAATCTGAAATAAAAAACAATGTGCATTTATTTACCGCTGAAAACCCTTTTAACGCTCTTTTTTCCATGGAAATTAAATATGGAACTGGAACTTTTGAATATCCCATTTTAAAATATACAGCTGAATACCTAAACCTTGTTGGAAGTAAATCAAATTCCGCGTCCGACTTAAGAGGCAAGCTGTATAAACTAGGATGTTCTTATTATTTTACTGCAAACAAAGATGAAATCATTTTGCATGTTGAAGGCATGGAACAGAATCTTAATGATGCCCTTTCTGTGCTTAATGAATTTGTATTAAATCCTCAGGAGGATGAAAAAAAGGTTAAAAAAGTACAGTCTGATATAAAAACAAACAATAAAATACAGAAACGCGAACCTTCATTTATTGCAGAAGCTTTACAGGAGTTTTCATTGTATGGTAATAACTCAATTTTTTTGAGGGATTTAACTAGTTCTGAAATTAGCAAATTAAAGGCCCTGGATTTAATTAAGGCTTTTGAAATTGCAAGTGAATATGAAATTACCATTAATTATACAGGCAGGAAACCTCATTCAGAAATTGTAGATGCTTTTTCATCAGCATTTATTTTTAAATCCAATTTAAAGCCTAAAAAGCCAAAAGTAGTATTGGACAGGGCTATTCCTAATGAAACTATAATTTATTTATGCAATAAAAAATCTGCTGTGCAAAGCCAGTTGTTTTTTAATATCGAGGGTAAATCCTTGGATTTGGAAACAGTGCCACAAATTGATGCCTTTAATGAATATTTCGGGGCAAACATGTCAAGCCTTGTTTTCCAGGAAATAAGGGAATTTCGTTCTCTTGCATATTCTGCACACGCTAATTACAGAACTGCAAAAATCAAAGGAAAGAATAATTTTTTCAGGGGATTTATTGGTTGCCAGGGTGATAAAACTATGGATGCGATGGAAGCCATGGTGAATTTAATTAATAACATGCCAGAAAAAACAGAAAGGGAGGAAATGATTAAATCTTCTTTAATTCAGACTTCACAATCCAACAGACCTGAATTTAGGAAGTTAATTAATACTTATCAGGCATGGAAAGATCAGGAGTACAGGGATGACCCAAACAAACTGAAAGCTCAGGCTTATACTCAACTGACTTTTGAAGATATCAAAAAGATATATGAAAGTGATATAAAAAATCAAAAGATGATAATTACAATTGTTGGAAATTCAAAAACCTTCGATATGGTAAAACTACAGTCATTTGGTAAAGTAATTCAAATAAAAGAAAAGAGTTTATTTGTAAATTAG
- a CDS encoding MATE family efflux transporter — MREDYLIQFKKTWKLAYPICLSHLGHVLVGVADSIMVGNYGGEGSPIGAISLAAASLANGIFSVVLVFGIGVSFAISTLVASADGENNKSKIMELLKHSILICTILGLLLFLILFLGSPALNYFGQTPAVVELAIPYFSILGFSMLPLMVFMAFKNFAEGLSFTRQAMYISIISNLLNVFLNYLLIYGKMGFPEMGLNGAGWATFISRVLMAVAMFVYIYKSPLFSPYKKGFSISNYSFEIIRKITRLGIPIGLQFTFEVGAFAFAAIMIGWIGAIQLASHQIAITLASVTYMLASGISAATTVRVGNQFGAGSLSGVRMAGFSGFILSFAFMFTAACIFIVFSNYLPPLFNQHEKVIQLASSLIVIAALFQLSDGVQVVGLGALRGMSDVKVPTFITVIAYWGLALPLSYFLGFTLNFGARGIWVGLLIGLSVAAVLLFSRFNTKSKAI; from the coding sequence ATGAGAGAAGATTATTTAATACAATTTAAAAAAACATGGAAGCTGGCATATCCAATATGTCTTAGCCACCTTGGGCATGTATTGGTTGGAGTGGCTGATAGTATTATGGTTGGGAATTACGGAGGTGAGGGAAGCCCAATCGGAGCTATATCTTTGGCTGCTGCTTCCCTTGCCAATGGTATCTTTTCAGTAGTACTTGTTTTTGGAATCGGTGTTTCTTTTGCAATTTCTACCCTTGTTGCATCAGCCGATGGCGAAAACAATAAAAGTAAAATTATGGAATTGCTTAAGCACTCCATCCTAATTTGCACTATTTTAGGTTTGTTATTGTTTCTTATTCTTTTTTTAGGCTCACCTGCCTTAAATTATTTTGGGCAAACTCCTGCTGTGGTGGAGCTTGCAATACCCTATTTTAGTATACTTGGTTTTTCCATGCTTCCACTTATGGTCTTTATGGCATTTAAAAATTTTGCCGAAGGTTTATCCTTTACTCGACAGGCAATGTATATTAGTATAATATCAAATCTTTTAAATGTTTTTCTAAATTATTTACTGATTTACGGGAAAATGGGATTTCCTGAAATGGGGCTAAATGGAGCGGGTTGGGCAACATTTATTTCCAGGGTATTAATGGCAGTAGCAATGTTTGTTTATATTTATAAATCCCCTCTTTTTTCTCCTTATAAAAAGGGTTTTAGCATCAGTAATTATTCATTTGAAATTATAAGAAAAATTACAAGGTTAGGAATTCCTATCGGACTTCAGTTTACTTTTGAGGTTGGTGCATTTGCCTTTGCTGCCATAATGATTGGATGGATTGGTGCAATTCAACTTGCTTCCCATCAAATTGCAATTACCCTTGCCTCTGTAACTTATATGCTGGCAAGTGGGATATCAGCAGCAACTACTGTAAGGGTTGGAAACCAATTTGGGGCAGGTAGTTTAAGTGGAGTCCGAATGGCTGGTTTTAGTGGTTTTATTTTATCTTTTGCATTTATGTTTACCGCTGCTTGTATATTTATTGTTTTTAGTAATTATTTGCCTCCACTTTTCAATCAACACGAAAAGGTTATTCAGTTAGCCTCTTCCCTTATTGTCATTGCCGCCTTGTTTCAGCTCTCTGATGGGGTGCAGGTTGTGGGACTAGGGGCATTAAGAGGAATGTCTGATGTTAAAGTACCAACTTTTATCACTGTAATTGCTTATTGGGGCTTAGCCTTGCCTTTATCCTACTTCTTAGGATTTACTTTAAACTTTGGCGCCCGAGGAATTTGGGTGGGATTATTAATTGGTTTATCAGTTGCTGCCGTTTTACTTTTTTCAAGATTTAACACAAAAAGTAAAGCTATATAA
- a CDS encoding PD-(D/E)XK nuclease family protein, translated as MEPFLAQTARYLFEKHGSDISEICIVLPNRRAGLFLKTHLAALHDKPFWAPEIFSVEDFLSQITGITICDNISLTFRFYAIYKELEGENAQAFDEFVKWAQVLLHDFNEIDGYLADTEKLFSYIDETRAMEVWNPDGSSPTDFQKNYLKFWKSLGIYYQKLKQDLTSRNQAYQGLVFRIASEDIVKHLEKHEETRKYKKIIFVGFNALNQAEEKIIRALLEIGKAEILWDSDSYYLNDKNQEAGKFLRKFIGKEVIKNNTALFAKESSNNKILWIENLIENQKKEINIIGVPQKTGQAKTAGHILSKLHTTDNYKDTALVLADEQLLLPVLNSLPQQVSQVNVTMGYPLRNTPFSGLIEAIFQLQENSLRMNSSINNLTFYHKDILKFLNHPYLNYIKNISLKHKELFEKIISEIKTKNSVFLKPSEINTISSHFGETYDSIKPFFISWNNNPGAALENILDLINILAVEIEKFNNSNEKSIEAEYLYYYARIVRQLKTLLKDYDGISDLKTLKAIFIQLVSAQTLPFYGEPLKGLQLMGMLETRTLDFDTIILLSANEGILPSGKSQNSFIPYEIKKLFKIPTHTEKDAIFAYHFYRLIQRAKNIFVLYNTETDEFGSGEKSRFVTQLIYELPKINANVSIREQVLSIPVANEIPVTTSIIKTDDIIEKIEKLCETGFSPSAINTFTNCPLDFYYKYIVGLREETEVEETIEAASIGTFIHDALFELFKPFIEKKISSKDIESMKDKVGNAVTKAFSAKYALNEMNQGKNLLTLNVAKNLILNFLNKEKENIKNLEAKNIPMIIKSLEEKTEAHIIVKVGQTDKTIKFKGVTDRVDQIGNISRVIDYKTGFVDEKELKMDDLSEISNREKSKSLQLLLYSLLFLSKNPDSSVNSGIISFKKLSAGVMNFSLAGETTINKELIENFESELSKIINFLFDKEIAFEHHPDSLYCPFCAC; from the coding sequence ATGGAACCATTTTTAGCTCAGACAGCCCGTTATCTTTTCGAAAAACATGGAAGTGATATTAGTGAAATATGTATTGTACTGCCTAATAGAAGAGCTGGATTATTTTTAAAAACCCACCTTGCCGCTTTACATGATAAGCCTTTTTGGGCTCCTGAAATTTTTTCTGTTGAAGATTTTCTTTCCCAAATTACTGGTATTACAATTTGCGATAACATAAGTCTTACTTTTCGTTTTTATGCAATTTACAAAGAATTGGAGGGGGAAAATGCACAAGCTTTTGATGAGTTTGTAAAATGGGCACAAGTGCTTTTGCATGATTTTAATGAAATTGATGGTTATTTGGCAGATACTGAAAAGTTGTTTAGCTATATTGATGAAACAAGGGCTATGGAGGTTTGGAATCCGGATGGCTCCTCCCCTACCGATTTTCAAAAAAATTACCTGAAGTTCTGGAAATCCTTAGGAATTTATTACCAGAAATTAAAACAAGATTTAACAAGTAGAAATCAGGCATATCAAGGCCTTGTTTTTCGCATTGCTTCTGAAGACATAGTTAAACATCTTGAGAAACATGAAGAAACCAGGAAATATAAAAAAATAATTTTTGTAGGATTCAATGCATTAAACCAAGCGGAGGAAAAAATAATCAGAGCATTATTGGAAATAGGCAAAGCAGAAATCCTTTGGGATTCCGACAGCTATTATTTAAATGACAAAAATCAAGAAGCAGGAAAATTTTTAAGGAAATTTATTGGAAAAGAGGTTATAAAGAATAACACAGCACTTTTTGCCAAAGAATCCAGCAACAATAAAATTTTATGGATTGAAAATTTAATTGAAAATCAAAAAAAAGAAATAAACATTATTGGTGTGCCACAAAAAACTGGCCAGGCAAAAACAGCAGGACACATACTTTCTAAGCTTCACACTACAGATAATTATAAAGATACCGCCCTTGTTCTGGCTGATGAACAATTGCTACTGCCTGTTTTGAATTCATTACCTCAACAAGTTTCACAAGTAAATGTAACCATGGGCTATCCCCTGAGAAACACTCCTTTCTCAGGACTTATTGAAGCGATTTTTCAACTTCAGGAAAATTCATTGAGAATGAATAGTTCAATAAACAATTTAACATTTTACCATAAAGACATCCTTAAATTCCTTAACCACCCTTACCTGAATTATATAAAAAACATCTCTTTAAAACATAAGGAATTATTTGAAAAAATTATTTCTGAGATTAAAACTAAAAACAGTGTCTTTTTAAAGCCTTCTGAAATAAACACAATATCAAGCCACTTTGGTGAAACTTATGATTCTATTAAACCTTTCTTTATAAGCTGGAACAATAATCCTGGAGCAGCACTTGAGAATATTCTTGACTTAATTAATATACTTGCGGTAGAAATAGAAAAATTCAATAATTCCAATGAAAAATCTATTGAGGCTGAATATTTATACTATTATGCAAGGATAGTAAGGCAGTTAAAAACCTTGCTTAAGGATTATGATGGAATATCTGATTTAAAAACACTTAAAGCAATTTTTATTCAGTTGGTTTCTGCTCAAACCCTTCCCTTTTATGGAGAGCCTCTAAAAGGACTGCAATTAATGGGTATGCTTGAAACACGTACACTGGATTTTGACACTATTATTTTGCTTTCTGCAAATGAAGGAATTCTTCCCTCTGGAAAAAGCCAAAATTCTTTTATACCCTATGAAATAAAAAAACTGTTTAAAATACCTACCCATACAGAGAAAGACGCAATTTTCGCTTATCATTTTTATCGATTAATTCAAAGGGCAAAAAATATATTTGTTCTTTACAATACTGAAACTGATGAATTTGGAAGCGGGGAAAAAAGCAGATTTGTTACTCAACTCATTTACGAACTGCCTAAAATAAATGCAAATGTTAGTATTCGTGAACAGGTCCTTTCAATTCCAGTTGCTAATGAAATACCTGTTACCACATCAATTATTAAGACAGATGATATAATTGAAAAAATTGAAAAGTTATGTGAAACAGGTTTTTCTCCTTCTGCAATTAACACTTTCACCAATTGTCCTCTTGATTTTTATTATAAATACATTGTTGGTTTAAGAGAGGAAACAGAGGTAGAGGAAACAATTGAGGCAGCAAGCATTGGAACCTTTATTCATGATGCCTTATTTGAACTTTTTAAACCTTTTATTGAAAAAAAGATAAGCAGCAAGGATATAGAAAGCATGAAAGATAAGGTTGGAAATGCAGTAACCAAAGCTTTTTCTGCGAAATATGCCCTCAATGAAATGAATCAAGGGAAAAATCTCTTAACCCTTAATGTGGCAAAAAACCTCATACTTAATTTCCTTAATAAAGAAAAAGAAAATATTAAAAACCTGGAAGCAAAAAACATTCCTATGATCATTAAATCACTGGAAGAGAAAACAGAAGCGCACATTATTGTTAAAGTAGGCCAAACAGATAAAACAATAAAATTTAAAGGGGTTACAGACAGAGTAGACCAAATAGGAAATATTTCAAGAGTAATAGATTACAAAACAGGTTTTGTAGATGAAAAAGAATTAAAAATGGATGATTTAAGTGAAATTTCAAATAGGGAAAAATCAAAGAGCCTTCAACTTTTGCTATATTCTCTGTTATTTTTAAGCAAAAATCCTGATTCAAGTGTAAACTCCGGAATAATTAGTTTTAAAAAGCTAAGTGCAGGAGTAATGAATTTCTCCTTAGCCGGAGAAACTACTATCAATAAAGAATTAATTGAAAATTTCGAAAGTGAATTATCGAAAATAATCAATTTTTTATTTGACAAAGAAATTGCTTTTGAACATCACCCCGATTCTTTATATTGTCCTTTTTGTGCTTGTTGA
- a CDS encoding response regulator transcription factor, producing the protein MKMENKILLVEDEENLSEIIALNLQLEGHKVDVCSNGKDALSLFCQNKYNLLILDVMLPEISGFEICEEIRKTDVSTPVLFLTAKSSGEDRVKGLKLGADDYLTKPFNLEELLLRVNILLKRASKEKEFTMFHFGDNFINFQTYQVKDKYGKIFSINKKELQLLKLLIERNNMVVSRNEILDEIWGDDVYPSSRTIDNYILAFRKYFEENTKKARYFHSIRGVGYKFTS; encoded by the coding sequence TTGAAAATGGAAAATAAAATATTGTTGGTTGAGGATGAAGAGAATTTAAGTGAAATCATTGCATTGAATTTACAATTGGAAGGACATAAAGTAGATGTTTGCTCCAATGGGAAAGATGCATTGTCTTTGTTTTGCCAAAACAAGTATAATCTTTTGATTTTAGATGTTATGCTTCCAGAAATTTCTGGTTTTGAAATTTGTGAAGAGATAAGAAAAACAGATGTTTCAACACCTGTTTTGTTTTTAACAGCAAAAAGCTCAGGTGAAGACAGGGTAAAGGGGCTTAAGTTGGGTGCGGATGATTATTTAACAAAACCATTTAATTTAGAGGAGCTTTTATTAAGAGTGAATATTTTGCTAAAAAGAGCTTCAAAAGAAAAGGAATTTACAATGTTTCATTTCGGTGATAATTTCATTAATTTTCAAACCTATCAGGTAAAGGATAAATACGGAAAAATTTTTTCAATCAACAAAAAAGAACTCCAATTACTCAAATTATTAATCGAAAGAAACAATATGGTTGTTTCACGGAACGAAATATTAGATGAAATTTGGGGAGATGATGTTTACCCATCCTCAAGGACAATTGATAATTATATATTAGCTTTTAGAAAATACTTTGAAGAAAACACTAAAAAAGCTAGATACTTCCACTCTATAAGAGGAGTAGGGTATAAGTTTACAAGTTGA
- a CDS encoding T9SS type A sorting domain-containing protein gives MKRTLTQFSTLKKLFFLSAILFFSTSFSFGQRTCGTMENLEMRMQQDPGLKMRMEEMENDIKNIKGNNSGSRAVFTIPVVFHVVYRTATENISDARLIEQLNILTEDFRRLNADKTNTPAGFLGIAGDTEIEFCLAQQDPLGNPSTGITRTLTTVTAFNTNDAVKFNAQGGKDVWDRNKYLNIWVCNLGNSLLGYAQFPGGAAATDGVVCHYKYTGKTGATAPFNKGRTATHEVGHFFNLRHIWGDANCGNDQVADTPVQQDENYGCPTYPLSPNSCSTTNSNGDMFMNYMDYSDDGCMNAFSVGQGTRMQASLNLASRVGLKNSIGCQPVNLALNDAGISAIISPSGSSCDLTFIPVVTLKNFGSNTLTSAIINFNIDGGTNQTFNYSGTLASQATVNITLTSMTTNAGNHTFNAFTTMPNGVADSQSSNDNFSAIFTILGGATSVALPYLESFEGTFVPSGWQLVNPDNNLTWTKSAAAGGFANTPSSAKMDNFTSTANISGQSDYLYTPFFNLSSAQLPITLDFSVAYARWSNTYHDSLIVNLSTDCGGTWSRIFAKGNLGLATNGGANDTNLFVPTASQWRAESINLNAYVGNPNVRISFQAKSGWGNNLYIDDIAVNESSITGMEKSQSVKGVSVYPNPSKGQLFIQTDNEDKNAVKISIFNTLGEIIANESNSNNKSGNYYFDMNNYPNGIYLINIETSKGVTVKKMILAK, from the coding sequence ATGAAAAGAACCCTTACTCAATTTTCAACCTTGAAAAAATTATTTTTTCTATCAGCAATACTCTTTTTTTCCACTTCCTTCTCTTTCGGACAAAGAACCTGTGGTACTATGGAAAACCTTGAAATGCGAATGCAACAAGATCCTGGCCTGAAAATGAGAATGGAAGAAATGGAAAATGATATTAAGAATATTAAGGGCAACAATTCAGGATCAAGAGCTGTATTTACAATTCCTGTTGTATTTCATGTTGTTTACAGAACCGCTACAGAGAATATTTCAGATGCAAGGTTAATTGAGCAATTAAATATATTAACAGAAGATTTCAGGAGATTAAACGCAGACAAGACAAACACTCCTGCAGGATTTCTAGGAATTGCCGGAGATACAGAAATTGAATTTTGCCTTGCCCAACAAGACCCACTAGGAAACCCTTCAACAGGAATTACCAGAACACTTACCACTGTAACTGCATTCAACACTAATGATGCGGTAAAATTTAATGCACAAGGCGGAAAAGATGTTTGGGACAGAAATAAATATTTAAATATATGGGTTTGTAATTTAGGTAACAGTTTGTTAGGTTATGCCCAGTTTCCAGGTGGAGCTGCTGCAACTGATGGAGTTGTATGTCATTATAAATACACAGGAAAAACAGGCGCTACAGCTCCTTTTAACAAGGGTAGGACTGCAACTCATGAAGTTGGCCATTTTTTCAATTTGAGGCATATTTGGGGAGATGCGAATTGTGGGAATGATCAGGTAGCTGATACACCGGTTCAACAGGATGAAAATTATGGTTGTCCAACTTATCCTTTAAGTCCTAATTCATGTTCAACTACAAATTCAAATGGAGACATGTTCATGAATTACATGGATTATTCAGATGATGGATGTATGAATGCTTTTTCTGTAGGACAGGGAACAAGAATGCAAGCATCATTAAATCTTGCATCGCGTGTTGGTTTAAAAAATTCGATCGGTTGCCAGCCTGTTAATTTGGCCCTAAATGATGCCGGAATTTCTGCAATTATATCACCTTCAGGATCTTCTTGTGATCTTACTTTTATTCCAGTTGTTACTTTGAAAAATTTTGGTTCAAACACACTTACATCTGCAATAATAAATTTCAATATTGACGGAGGCACTAACCAAACATTCAATTATAGTGGAACACTTGCATCTCAGGCTACTGTAAACATTACTTTAACTAGTATGACAACAAATGCAGGAAACCATACTTTTAATGCATTTACCACAATGCCAAATGGTGTTGCTGATTCACAAAGTTCCAACGACAACTTCTCAGCCATTTTTACAATTTTAGGAGGTGCAACGTCCGTAGCATTGCCTTATCTTGAAAGTTTTGAAGGCACATTCGTACCATCAGGATGGCAATTAGTAAACCCTGACAATAATTTAACCTGGACAAAATCAGCTGCGGCAGGTGGATTTGCAAATACACCATCGAGTGCCAAAATGGATAATTTTACTTCTACTGCAAATATTTCAGGACAAAGTGATTATTTGTACACACCCTTTTTCAACCTGAGCTCGGCACAATTACCAATAACTCTTGATTTTAGCGTAGCCTATGCAAGATGGAGCAATACTTATCATGATTCTCTAATTGTAAACTTAAGTACTGATTGTGGCGGAACCTGGTCAAGAATCTTTGCAAAAGGCAATCTGGGTCTTGCAACAAATGGAGGTGCAAATGACACAAATCTTTTTGTTCCAACAGCTTCACAGTGGAGAGCCGAATCAATTAATCTAAATGCATATGTTGGGAATCCTAATGTAAGAATTTCATTTCAAGCAAAAAGCGGATGGGGAAACAACTTATACATTGATGATATAGCAGTTAATGAATCTTCTATTACAGGAATGGAAAAAAGCCAGTCCGTTAAGGGAGTTTCAGTTTATCCTAATCCTAGTAAGGGACAATTGTTTATTCAAACTGATAATGAAGATAAGAATGCAGTTAAAATAAGCATATTTAATACACTGGGTGAAATTATTGCCAATGAAAGCAACAGCAATAACAAATCAGGAAATTATTATTTTGACATGAACAATTATCCAAATGGAATTTATTTGATAAATATTGAAACTTCTAAAGGAGTTACAGTCAAAAAAATGATTTTGGCCAAGTAA